The DNA sequence AATCCAGGGCCCGCGTCACCGAGTCCAGGTCGCTCGCCCCGCCGAGCCGTGACGCCAGCACCCCGTTGGCGACCGCGCCGAAGAGCGCCGCGCCCAGCGTCTGCCCCGTCTGGCGGCAGAACAGCACCGACGCCGTCGTCGTGCCCCGCTCCGACCAGCCCACCGTCGACTGCACGCCCACGATCAGCGGCAGTTGGAACAACCCAAGTGCCGCACCCAGCAACAGCATCAGCAGCGTCGGCTGCCACGCCTGCCCGGGATACGGCAGGAACGGAAACGCCAGCAGGATCAGCGACGCCGTCCCGATCCCCAGCATCGCCGTGTTGCGGAAGCCGATCCTGCGGTACACGTGCTGGCTGAACGCCGCCGACACCGGCCAGCTCAACGTCCACACGGACAGCACGAATCCGGCCGCCACCGGGGCCAGACCGAGCACCGACTGGGCGTACGTCGGCAGGAACACCGTCGGCGCCACCATCAGCAGCCCCAGCGCGCCCAGCGCCAGATTCACCGCCGCGATCGTCCGGCGCCGCCACACCCACCCGGGGATGATCGGGTCGGCCGCCCGGCGCTCCACGATCACCACGACCACCGCGAGCGCAAGTCCCGTGGCGAACAAGGCGATCGACGGCACCGACAGCCACGGCCACGCCACCCCGCCCTGCACCAGCGCCGTGAGCAGCGCGCCCCCGCACGCGAACACCGCCAGCGCGCCCGCCCAGTCGACACGCGCGCGCGTGGCCGTCGTCCGCGCACCCGCGTCCTTGGTGCGCTGCGGCTCGTGCAGACAGCGCACGATCAGCCACAACGCGACCGCCCCGACGGGCAGGTTGATCAGGAAGATCCAGCGCCAGTTCGCGTACGCCGCCAGGACTCCGCCCACCCCGGGACCGGCCACTGCCGAGACCGCCCACACCGTCGACAGCCTGGACTGGATCTTCGGGCGTTCCTTGAGCGGGTACAGGTCGGCGGCCAGCGTCTGCACCGTCCCCTGAAGGGCCCCGCCGCCCAGCCCCTGCACGATCCGGAACGCGATCAGCGCCCCCATGTTCCAGGCCACCGCGCACAGCAGCGACCCCAGCAGGAACAGGGCCGCGCCCGCGATCAGCACCGGCTTGCGGCCGAAGGTGTCGGAGAGCTTGCCGTAGACCGGGAGGGTCACCGTCACGGCCAGCAGATAGCCGGAGAACAGCCAGGAGAACACAGAGAAGCCGCCGAGGTCGCCGACGATCTGCGGTACGGCGGTGGAGACGATGGTGGCGTCGAGTGCCGCCAGCGCCATCGCGAGCATCAGGGCCGCGACCACGGCTGACCGCTTGTGGGTTCCGGTGCGCTGTGCGGTGTCGCGTATCGCGGGTCTCGTACTGCCCACCGGGGTCCTCTCCTGTTGCTTTCCCCTTGCACCTATCTGCCGCCGAACAGCTTCCCACTTGACCCTCACGCGGCGGGAGGGTGGAGGCTCGATGGGTCCGAGGGAGGAGACGACCCCGAGACGCTCTCCATCGAAGGGTGGAGTGCCCCTAGGGGTACCTCCGTACCAGGGGTCGGGGAGGGTTCGTACCGGCGGAGGACGAGACACCCCGGTGTCCGTCCTTAACCTGGCTTTACGCCGCTGGGGGGCGGCTCACCGAACCGGCGGGGGTGGGGTTTTCCCCCGCACAAGAGGGGGCTGGGCACCAGCGCGCCGGCCCCTCTCCCACGACGAGACTGACGGTCGTAGCAGTGACCGGCCGTCGCAACGGTCTTCCCGATCCATCCGCTGAGAACAACTGATCCACCTGCTGACCGACATAGGAGACATACCGTGACATCGGCTGTGACCATTCCCAGGCACGGGGGTACTGGAGGGCGTACGGCCGTTGCCGCGCGGGCGCGGCAGGTCGTCAAGGCGTACGGATCGGGGGAGACCCGGGTCGTCGCTCTCGACCACGTCGACGTGGACATCGCACGTGGCCAGTTCACCGCGATCATGGGCCCCTCGGGGTCCGGCAAGTCCACCCTGATGCACTGCCTCGCCGGGCTCGACACCGTCACCAGCGGCCAGATCTTCCTCGACGAGACCGAGATCACCGGGCTCAAGGACAAGAAGCTCACGCAGCTGCGCCGGGACCGGATCGGCTTCATCTTCCAGGCGTTCAACCTGCTGCCGACGCTCAACGCCATCGAGAACATCACGCTGCCCATGGACATCGCCGGCCGCAAGCCCGACCGGGCCTGGCTGGGGCGTGTCGTCGACACCGTGGGCCTCTCCGACCGGCTCAAGCACCGGCCCACCCAGCTCTCCGGCGGCCAGCAGCAGCGTGTCGCCGTCGCCCGTGCCCTCGCCGCACGGCCGGAGATCATCTTCGGTGACGAGCCGACCGGAAACCTCGACTCGCGCGCGGGCGCCGAAGTCCTCGGCTTCCTGCGGCGGTCCGTCACCGAACTCGGGCAGACCATCGTGATGGTCACGCACGACCCCGTCGCCGCCTCGTACGCGGACCGGGTGCTGTACCTCGCCGACGGCCGCATCGTCGACGAGATGTACAAGCCGACCGCCGAGGCCGTCCTGGACCGTATGAAGGACTTCGACGCCCGGGGACGTACGTCATGACCGTCCTGAAGACCTCGATGCGCAACTTCTTCGCGCACAAGGGGCGCATGGCCCTCTCGGCCGTGGCGGTGCTCCTGTCGGTCGCCTTCGTGTGCGGCACGCTCGTGTTCACCGACACGATGAACACCACCTTCGACAAGCTCTTCGCCGTCACCTCCTCCGACGTCACCGTCAGCCCCAAGGACGCCGAGGACGAGGACAACGGAGGCGGCACCGGCAAGCCCGTCTCGCTGCCCGCCTCCACCGTCGAGCAGGTCACGGCCGTCGACGGCGTCAGGAAGGCGGAGGGCGCGGTCGCCTCGACGAGCGTGACCGTCGTCAACTCCGAGAACAAGAACATGGGTTCCTCCACCGGCGCGCCAACCTTCGCCGGCAACTGGACCGAGAACGACAAGAAGTCCATGGAGATCACCTCCGGGCACGCCCCGCGCGGGCCCACCGACGTCATGGTCGACGCGGACACCGCCGACAAGCACGACCTCAAGCTGGGCGACGAGTTGCGCACCATCGCCGCCACGGGCGACATCCGCGCGCGGATCGTCGGCATCGCCTCCTGGAAGGTCACCAACCCGGGCGCGGCCGTCGTCTACTTCGACACCGAGACCGCCCAGCGCACCCTGCTCGGCGCCACCGGCCGCTTCACGCAGGTCTCCGTCACCGCGGCGAACGGCGTGAGCGACGCGCAGCTCAAGCAGAACGTCGCACAGTCCCTGGACGGCGCGTACAAGATCCAGACGGCCAAGGAGACCGCTGACGAGAACCGCAAGGACGTCAGCGCGTTCATGGACGTCATCAAGTACGCCATGCTCGGCTTCGCCGGGATCGCGTTCCTCGTCGGCATCTTCCTGATCATCAACACCTTCTCGATGCTGGTCGCCCAGCGCACCCGCGAGATCGGCCTGATGCGGGCGATCGGCTCCTCCCGCCGGCAGGTCAACCGGTCCGTCCTGGTGGAGGCGCTGCTGCTGGGCTTCGTCGGCTCCGTCCTCGGCGTCGGCGCCGGCGTCGGCATCGCGGTCGGTCTGATGAAGCTCATGTCGATGGCCGGCATGAACCTCTCCACCGACGACCTCACGGTCAAGGTCACGACCCCTGTGGTCGGTCTGATCCTCGGCGTCGTGGTGACGGTGCTGGCCGCCTACCTCCCGGCCCGCCGTGCCGGCAAGGTCTCCCCGATGGCCGCCCTGCGCGACGCCGGCACTCCGGCCGACGGCAAGGCGGGCCGGATCCGCGGCCTGGTCGGACTGGTCCTGACGGGCGCGGGCGTCCTCGCCCTCTACACGGCCGCCACCGCGGACAAGGCGAGCGACGGCGCGCTGATGCTGGGCGGCGGCGTGGTGCTGTCCCTGATCGGCTTCGTGGTCATCGGCCCGCTCCTCGCGGGCGTCGTGGTCCGCGTGATCAGCGCGGTGCTGCTGCGCGCCTTCGGCCCCGTCGGCCGCCTGGCCGAGCGCAACGCCCTGCGCAACCCGCGCCGTACCGGTGCCACGGGCGCCGCCCTGATGATCGGCCTCGCGCTGGTCGCCTGTCTGTCGGTGGTCGGCTCCTCGATGGTCGCCTCGGCGACGAGCGAGCTGGACAAGTCGGTGGGCGCGGACTTCATCGTCATGCCGCAACAGGGGCTGATCGTGGCGCAGGCCGAGAAGGCCATGCAGCAGACGCCGGGCCTTGCCCACGTCACCCGCAACAAGGAGATCAAGGCCACCCTGACCTCGCCGGACGGCAAGACCGACGACTCCGGGCTCACGGCCGCCGACCCGACGTACGCCGAGGACCTGCGCCGTGCGACCACGGAGGGCACCCTGTCCGCCGCGTACGGCAAGGACGCCATGTCGGTCGGCTCCGACTACGCCAAGAAGCACGGCGTGCGGGTCGGCGACACGATCACGGTCGCCTTCAAGGACGGCGATACGGCGAAGCTGAAGGTCGCGGCGATCACGAAGGACGACACCGCCTTCGACCAGGGCGCGCGCTACATCAGCATGGAGACCGTGCAGAAGTACCTCCCCGCCGACCGGATCCCGCAGAGCCAGATCATGTTCGGCAAGGCGAAGGAGGGCCAGGAGGAAGCGGCGTACGCGGCCCTGAAGAAGTCGCTGCACGACTACCCGCAGTACCAGGTCCGCGACCAGACCGACTACAAGGAGGAGCTGAAGGACCAGATGGGCCAGCTCCTGAACATGGTCTACGGCCTGCTCGCCCTGGCGATCATCGTCGCGGTCCTGGGCGTGGTGAACACTCTGGCCCTGTCGGTGGTGGAACGCACCCGCGAGATCGGCCTGATGCGCGCCATCGGCCTCTCCCGCCGCCAGCTGCGCCGCATGATCCGCATGGAGTCCGTGGTGATCGCCCTGTTCGGCGCCCTGTTGGGCCTCGGGCTCGGCATGGGCTGGGGCGCCACGGCCCAGCGGCTGCTCGCCCTGGAGGGCCTGAACGTCCTCGACATCCCGTGGCCGACGATCATCGGGGTCTTCATCGGCTCGGCCTTCGTGGGCCTGTTCGCGGCCCTGGTGCCGGCGTTCCGGGCGGGCCGGATGAACGTACTGAACGCGATCGCGACCGAATAGCCACCGCACACGGGGGTTGCGGGGGACGGGCCCGGTCCGAAGGCGACACCTTCGGACCGGGCCCGGACGTATGCGGGGGCGGCACTTCCTGCTGCGCCGGCCGCTATCCCGTGCGGCGTTCCAGGAGTACGACTCCGTAGGCGGTGCCCTTGATCGTGTACCGGGCGTCGGGGTGCAGGGTGCGGGCGTAGGCCTCGACATCGCGGTAGCGCTTGCGGGAGTTGTCGAGAGCGATGAAGTCCGGGTCGATGCCCTGCGTGTTGGTGACCCAGAAGACGCGGCAGCGTGAGGTGAGCCGGCTGATCGGGGCGATGTTCGCCTCGACGGAGGCGCCGTCCGGAACCGTGCCAAGAAGCCGCTCGACGGCACTCACGCGCGCGGGCTTGCGATAGATCTCCCCCTCGGTCAGCGCCGACAGCGGCAGCGAGGTCGTCAGCGCGACCGATGCCGCGGCGACGGCGGCCGGCAGGTGCAGGACGTACGACCGCAGCCACGCGCGCGTGCTGTGCCGGGCGGTGTCGAGGGCGTCGACGAGCGCGAGGGTGACGACGGGCATGAGGACGGCGCTGTAGTGCCAGTCGGTGCCCCAGTACTGCGAGTAGGAGGAGACGAAACGCCAGCCGATGGTGGGCAGGGCGATGAGCAGGATCGGGGACCGAAGCGCGAGCAGCCCGGTGGTGGGGATGAGCAGCCAGCACAGCGTGCGGAGCTTGGTGTCGAGACCGTCGAGGGGGCCGCCGCCACCGGACTCGCTCACCTTGTTCCAGTAGTCGTAGGTGCCGGCGGAGTTGAAGCTCGGTATGACCACGAGCAGCGTGAGAGCGACGGCCACCACGCCGAACACGGCGACGCCGAGGGCATACCGGAACGCGCGCGGCGAGAGGTGGCGTGCCCGCCAGGCGACGACCACGGCGAGGGCGGTGACGGTGAACCCCAGGTCCTCCTTCACGAGGACGAGCGGGACCGCCCACAGCAGAGCGGCGCGCCAGCGCTGCCCGAGAAGCGCCTCAAGGCCGAAGGCGATGAGGGGGACGGCGAAGCAGATCTCGTGGAAGTCGAAGTCGACTGCCTGCTGCAGCCCCCACGACAGCCCGTACGCGATACCGATCGCGAGCCCCCGCCGCCGTCCGAGCAGCCGGGCCGCGGCGCGGGTGACGGGCACGGCGGACAGCGCGAACAGCGCCGCCTGCGCGACGAGCAGCGTCACCGACGAGGGGAAGACCCGGTACAACGGCGCCAGCAGCACGGTCACCGGGCTGAAGTGATCCCCCAGGATGTTGAACCCCGGCCCCTTCAGATCGGCGACGGGGGCCTGAAGATGCGCGTACGACCGGATGACCTGCTCGAATATCCCCAGATCCCACGACCGCTGCCCAAGATGCCGATAACGACCGACCGAGACGACCGCATACCCGACGAACAGCGCGACAGCCAGCAGCCACGGATCACGCCGCCCGGGATCGGGCTGCGCGCGCCCCGGCTCGCGCGGGGCGGGCGCCGGTATGTGGGGGTCCGAGGACGTGTCCCGGGTCGGGGAGGTGGCGGGGGTGGGCATGGGGGGACCTTACGCGGTACGCACGTTCGGGTTTTCGTCCACCCGTGCGAGTCGGTCACTTCCTGGCGCCGGCCTGCGCGCTCCGGCCGGTCGGACGTGTGAGGCGCCGGTCCGTACAAGCCGGCCCGTCCGGCGGTTGAGGACGAGGCCCGTCCAGGGCCGAAGCGGGGTCCGGGGCGGCAGCCCCGGCGGGGTCGAAGGGGCGGAGCCCCTTCACGACGTCACGCCAACGCCGACGACCAGAGAACGGACGTTATCCACAGCCCCGGCACCCGCCCGCGCAGCGACGTACGCTGGAAGCCCCCGGCCCGCAACACGTGTCGGGATCTTCGTGTTGCCCACCCAGGACGGAAAGCCCCCCTCCATGAGCCTGCACGGTCTGCTCGACGCCGTAGTCAAGGACACCGCCCTCGCGGAAGCGATCACGGCGGCCGCAGACGGCAACCGCATGCACGTCGACCTGGTCGGCCCCCCGGCGGCCCGTCCGTTCGCGATCGCCGCCCTCGCCCGCGAGACCGACCGCCCGGTCCTCGCGGTGACGGCGACGGGCCGGGAGGCCGAGGACCTCGCGGCAGCCCTGCGCTCCCTCCTTCCCCCGGAGGGCGTGGCGGAGTACCCGTCCTGGGAGACCCTCCCGCACGAACGCCTCAGCCCCCGCAGCGACACCGTCGGACGCCGCCTCGCGGTCCTGCGCCGGCTCGCCCACCCCAGCACCGACGACCCCGAGACGGGCCCGGTCTCCGTGGTGGTGGCGCCCGTACGATCCGTCCTCCAGCCGCAGGTCAAGGGCCTCGGCGACCTGGAACCGGTGGCCCTGAGGACCGGCCGGACCGCTGACCTGAACGCGGTCGTGGACGCCCTCGCGGCCGCCGCTTACGCGCGCGTGGAGCTCGTCGAGAAGCGCGGTGAGTTCGCCGTCCGAGGCGGCATCCTGGATGTCTTCCCGCCCACCGAGGAACACCCTCTGCGCGTCGAGTTCTGGGGCGACGACATTGAGGAGATCCGCTACTTCAAGGTCGCCGACCAGCGCTCCCTCGAAGTCGCCGAGCACGGCCTGTGGGCCCCGCCCTGCCGCGAGCTCCTCCTCACCGACGACGTGCGCGCCCGCGCGCGTGCCCTCGCCGAACAGCACCCCGAGCTCGGCGAACTGCTCGGCAAGATCGCCGAGGGCATCGCCGTCGAGGGCATGGAGTCCCTCGCCCCCGTCCTCGTCGACGACATGGAGCTGCTGCTCGACGTCCTGCCCAAGGGCGCCATGGCGGTCGTGTGCGACCCGGAGCGGGTACGCACGCGTGCCGCCGACCTCGTGGCGACGAGTCAGGAGTTCCTCCAGGCGTCCTGGGCCGCCACGGCCGGCGGCGGCGAAGCGCCCATCGACGTCGGCGCGGCCTCCCTGTGGTCCATCGCGGACGTCCGCGACCGGGCGCGCGAGCTGGAGATGATGTGGTGGTCGGTGTCGCCGTTCGCCGCGGATCTCGTCCAGGAGGCCGACACCCTCAAGCTCGGCATGCACGCCCCGGAGACCTACCGCGGTGACACCGCGAAGGCCCTCGCCGACACCAAGGGCTGGCTCGCCGACGGCTGGCGCACGGTCTTCGTGACCGAGGCGCACGGCCCCGCGGCCCGCACGGTCGAGGTGCTCGGCGGCGAGGGCGTGGCGGCCCGCCTGGAGGCCGACCTCGGGGAGATCTCCCCGTCGGTCGTCCATGTCGCCTGCGGCTCGATCGACTACGGCTTCGTGGACCCGGCGCTCCGGCTGGCCGTCCTGACCGAGACCGACCTGACCGGGCAGAAGGCAGCCGGCAAGGACGGCGCCCGCATGCCCGCCCGCCGCCGCAAGACGATCGACCCGCTCACCCTGGAGGCGGGCGACTACATCGTCCACGAGCAGCACGGCGTCGGCCGCTACATCGAGATGGTGCAGCGGACCGTGCAGGGCGCCACGCGCGAGTACCTCGTCGTGGAGTACGCCCCCGCCAAGCGCGGCCAGCCCGGCGACCGGCTGTACATCCCCACCGACCAGCTGGAGCAGATCACCAAGTACGTCGGCGGCGAGGCCCCCACCCTGCACCGCCTGGGCGGCGCCGACTGGACGAAGACCAAGGCACGGGCCAAGAAGGCCGTCAAGGAGATCGCGGCCGACCTGATCAAGCTCTACAGCGCGCGCATGGCGGCCCCCGGGCACGCCTTCGGCTCGGACACCCCCTGGCAGCGCGAGCTTGAGGACGCCTTCCCGTACGCCGAGACGCCCGACCAGCTGACGACCATCGCCGAGGTCAAGGAGGACATGGAGAAGTCGGTCCCGATGGACCGCCTGATCTGCGGCGACGTCGGCTACGGCAAGACGGAGATCGCGGTCCGCGCCGCCTTCAAGGCGGTCCAGGACGGCAAGCAGGTGGCCGTACTGGTCCCCACGACCCTGCTGGTGCAGCAGCACTTCGGGACGTTCTCCGAGCGCTACTCGCAGTTCCCGGTCAACACCCGGGCTTTGTCCCGCTTCCAGACCGACACCGAGGCGAAGGCGGTCCTGGAGGGCCTGCGCGAAGGCTCGGTGGACATCGTGATCGGCACGCACCGGCTGTTCTCGTCGGAGACCAAGTTCAAGGACCTGGGCCTGGTCATCGTCGACGAGGAGCAGCGCTTCGGCGTCGAGCACAAGGAACAGCTGAAGAAGCTGCGCGCGAACGTCGACGTCCTGACGATGTCCGCGACCCCGATCCCGAGGACCCTGGAGATGGCGGTCACGGGCATCCGGGAGATGTCGACGATCACGACACCCCCCGAGGAACGCCACCCGGTCCTGACCTTCGTCGGCCCGTACGAGGAGAAGCAGATCGGCGCCGCGATCCGCCGTGAACTGCTGCGCGAGGGCCAGGTCTTCTACATCCACAACCGGGTCGAGTCGATCGACCGGGCAGCCGCACGCCTGCGCGAGATCGTTCCGGAGGCCCGTATCGCGACGGCACACGGCCAGATGTCGGAGCAGTCGCTGGAGCAGGTCGTCGTCGACTTCTGGGAGAAGAAGTTCGACGTACTCGTCTCGACGACGATCGTCGAGTCCGGCATCGACATCTCCAACGCCAACACCCTGATCGTGGAGCGCGGCGACAACTTCGGCCTGTCCCAACTGCACCAGCTGCGCGGCCGTGTCGGGCGTGGGCGCGAGCGCGGGTACGCGTACTTCCTGTACCCGCCGGAGAAGCCGCTGACCGAGACCGCCCACGAGCGCCTCGCCACCATCGCCCAGCACACGGAGATGGGCGCGGGCATGTACGTCGCCATGAAGGACCTGGAGATCCGAGGCGCGGGCAACCTCCTCGGCGGCGAGCAGTCCGGGCACATCGCCGGCGTCGGCTTCGACCTGTACGTCCGCATGGTCGGCGAGGCCGTCGCGGACTACCGGGCGTCCCTGGAAGGCGGCGTCGAGGAGGAGCCTCCGCTCGAGGTCAAGATCGAGCTCCCCGTCGACGCCCACGTCCCGCACGACTACGCACCCGGCGAGCGCCTCCGCCTCCAGGCGTACCGCGCCATCGCCTCCGCCAACACGGAGGAGGACGTCAAGTCCGTACGCGAGGAACTCGTCGACCGCTACGGCAAGTTGCCCGAGCCCGTCGAGAACCTCCTCCTCGTGGCAGGCCTGCGCATGCTGGCCCGCGCGTGCGGCGTCGGCGAGATCGTCCTGCAGGGCACCAACATCCGCTTCGCCCCCGTGGAACTGCGCGAGTCCCAGGAACTCAGGGTCAAGCGCCTGTACCCCGGCACCGTCATCAAGCCGGCGGCGCACCAGCTGCTGGTCCCGCGCCCGAAGACGGCGAAGGTGGGCGGAAAGCCGTTGGTCGGGCGGGAGTTGCTGGGGTGGGTCGGAGAGTTCCTGGCGTCGATTCTGGGGTCCTGAGGGCGGTCCCGGGATCGTGAGCGGGGCGTCCCGGGATCGTGAGCCGGGCGGCCCCGGGATCGTGAGCCGGACGATCGCAGGGGCGTGAGCGGGCGGTCGGCGGGGCGTGAGCGGGCGGTCGGCGGGGCGTGAGCGGGCGGTCGGCGGCGCGGGCGGGTCCTAGTCGACCCGCACCTCGGTGTTCTGGCAGGCGTGCAGCAGCCACCGTCCGTCGTCCTGCTTGGTCATGACGTACAGCGGGGCGCCCTCGGTGTCGCCGCTCGGTGAGTGGTACACCTGCCGGACCTTGACGGCCGCCACGTCGGGCCGCAGGAACTGCGCGTGCGCCACCTCGTAGGTGACCTCGCCGTCCCAGGTGGCGGCGGGCAGCACGGCGCGGGTGAACTCGGCGATGGCGTCGAAGCCGATGAGGACCTTGCCGTGGGCGGTCGTCCACAGGGCGTCGGGGTGGAAGAGGGCGAGAAAGCCTTCGGCGTCCTTGGCGCGCTGGGTGCGCTCCACGGTGGCGACGACGTCGGCGATGGCCTTCATGTCGGCTGTCTCAGCTGTGTCGGCTGTTTCGGTGGTCATGCCGATCACTCTGAGACCTCAAGTGGACTTCAGGTCAAGCGTCGGCTCAGGACTCGCTCACGGGCAGGCTCTCGAACAGCATCGCCGCCAGCGTCCGGAACACCTCCTCCGGATCCTTGTCGCCGACCGGGCCGTCCAGGTTGTGGCTGAGGAGCAGCGTGGCGAAGCCGTGGGCCAGGGACCAGGCGGCAACTCCGGCCAGGCGGGCGTCGATGCCACGGTCCTCGGGGACGACGGTGGAGACGGCGCCGCGCAGGGCGTCGCCGGCGAGGGCGCGGGCCGTGGTCAGCTCCAGGTCGTCGGCGCGGAGCAGCTCGGGCGTGAACATCACCTGGAAGTGCGCGGGGTGCTCGCGCGCGAAGCGGACGTAGCGCACACCCGCGTTCCTCAGGTTCTCGGCCTCGAAGAGCGCGGTCGCCAGCAGCCCGAATCCTTCGGCGGCGATCGCCGTGAGCAGGCCCGTGCGGTCCCGGAAGTGATGGGCGGGCGCCGCGTGCGAGACACCGGCCCGGCGTGCGAGATCGCGCAGACTCACAGCCGACGGGCCGTCGACGGCGATGGCGTCCAGCGCGGCGGTGAGGAGGGCTCGACGCAGGTCGCCGTGGTGGTAGGGGCGGCGGGGGGACGGCTGTTGCGCGGGTGTCATGGGTGGCAGCGTACGCCGAATCTAGGCGGCGACAAGTTTCTGCGATCTAGGCATTGACAAGTTCTGGTTGAGTGGGCAATCTAGTCAATGTCAAGTTGTGGGTCGCGGAGGTCGATGGTCCGCGGCTTCGGGGTTCGGGCTTTGTGCTGAGGGGGCGCGTGATGGTGAAGCACGAGGGCGGTCTGGAGTCGACTCGGGTACGTCAGCTCTGGCATCTGCTGGAGCCGCTGCACGCGGTGCTGTACTACGCGCCGGAGGTCTTGGGGGAGGCGGTCGCGCTCGGCTACGACGTGACGGATCGCTGGCCCAGCTACTTCCCGTACCGGGCCGCGCCGTTGGGAGCGGTGGGCGCGGAGCGCGTCGCGTCCGCCTTCTACAGCTTCAGTCCGCGCATGGTCGCCGAAAACATCGAGCCCGCGTGGAAGATCGCGAGTCCTGAGGCCTTGTTGCAGGCGAGGGTGCGAGGGATCGACCGGGCCTACCGCGCGATGTTCGGCGCCCGTACGGACAGCCCCGAGCTGGCGGAGGCCGCGGCTCTCACCCGCCGTGCCGCCGAGGCGGCGAACACCGCGGGCCGCCCGCTCGCCGCGGCCAACGCCGCTCTGGACTGGCCTGAGGCTCCGCACCTCCAGCTCTGGCACGCGGCGACGATCCTGCGCGAACACCGGGGCGACGGCCACATAGCCGCTCTGCTGGTGGCCGGCCTCGATCCCGTCGAGTCGCTGGTGTCGTTCGCCGCGATAGGTGCCGCATCCGTCGAGCGCTTCGAAAGCCGTGGCTGGAGCCGTGCGCAATGGGCCTCCGCCCGTGACCGCCTGACCGCCCGAGGTCTGGTCGGCGCCGACGGTACGGCCACGGATGCCGGCCGCGAACTGCGTCGCACCGTCGAGGAGCGGACCGATCAACTCGCCGCCGCGCCCTGGCAGTCGCTCACGGTGGAGGAGGTCGACCGCCTCGCTGCCCTGCTCGGCGAGTTCTGGGTGGCGGTGCTGTCCTCCGGGCTGCTGCCGACGGAGACGACGCTGGGGATCGGGAAGGTCTGACGGCCGGCCCTGACGGAAGGGGCTCAGCCGGTTCGGCTCGGTCGGCCCGACTCGATCGGCTCGACTTGGTTGGCCCGTCTCGATCGGCCCGTCTCGATCGGCTCGCTCCCCCCGAGCATCGCGAAGCCGCCCGCGGGGAGTTGGCTCTCCGCGGACGGCCCTGTTCTCAAGGTGGTCCGCTCCGTGGGCCCTGGGCCCTACGGCTGCTCGGGCGGCCGGTCGCGATCCATGCCCATTCCGCGCTCCATCCGTTGCTGCGCGTCGTCGACCTGGCTCTCGTACTTGTTGCCCGTCTTCTCGTTCGCCTTCCGTTCCGCGGTGTCGGACATGTCCTTGGTCTTGTCCTGCGCGTGACGGTTCTTGAACTTGTCGAAGATGCCCATGCAGAGCTCCTTCCCGAGGTGACTCTCCACCGACGATACGCCCGGGTTGCGAAGTATGCCCGCCTGGTGCCTTGGTGGTCTGGACCTCTCGAATGCCGCCG is a window from the Streptomyces sp. NBC_00299 genome containing:
- the mfd gene encoding transcription-repair coupling factor, yielding MSLHGLLDAVVKDTALAEAITAAADGNRMHVDLVGPPAARPFAIAALARETDRPVLAVTATGREAEDLAAALRSLLPPEGVAEYPSWETLPHERLSPRSDTVGRRLAVLRRLAHPSTDDPETGPVSVVVAPVRSVLQPQVKGLGDLEPVALRTGRTADLNAVVDALAAAAYARVELVEKRGEFAVRGGILDVFPPTEEHPLRVEFWGDDIEEIRYFKVADQRSLEVAEHGLWAPPCRELLLTDDVRARARALAEQHPELGELLGKIAEGIAVEGMESLAPVLVDDMELLLDVLPKGAMAVVCDPERVRTRAADLVATSQEFLQASWAATAGGGEAPIDVGAASLWSIADVRDRARELEMMWWSVSPFAADLVQEADTLKLGMHAPETYRGDTAKALADTKGWLADGWRTVFVTEAHGPAARTVEVLGGEGVAARLEADLGEISPSVVHVACGSIDYGFVDPALRLAVLTETDLTGQKAAGKDGARMPARRRKTIDPLTLEAGDYIVHEQHGVGRYIEMVQRTVQGATREYLVVEYAPAKRGQPGDRLYIPTDQLEQITKYVGGEAPTLHRLGGADWTKTKARAKKAVKEIAADLIKLYSARMAAPGHAFGSDTPWQRELEDAFPYAETPDQLTTIAEVKEDMEKSVPMDRLICGDVGYGKTEIAVRAAFKAVQDGKQVAVLVPTTLLVQQHFGTFSERYSQFPVNTRALSRFQTDTEAKAVLEGLREGSVDIVIGTHRLFSSETKFKDLGLVIVDEEQRFGVEHKEQLKKLRANVDVLTMSATPIPRTLEMAVTGIREMSTITTPPEERHPVLTFVGPYEEKQIGAAIRRELLREGQVFYIHNRVESIDRAAARLREIVPEARIATAHGQMSEQSLEQVVVDFWEKKFDVLVSTTIVESGIDISNANTLIVERGDNFGLSQLHQLRGRVGRGRERGYAYFLYPPEKPLTETAHERLATIAQHTEMGAGMYVAMKDLEIRGAGNLLGGEQSGHIAGVGFDLYVRMVGEAVADYRASLEGGVEEEPPLEVKIELPVDAHVPHDYAPGERLRLQAYRAIASANTEEDVKSVREELVDRYGKLPEPVENLLLVAGLRMLARACGVGEIVLQGTNIRFAPVELRESQELRVKRLYPGTVIKPAAHQLLVPRPKTAKVGGKPLVGRELLGWVGEFLASILGS
- a CDS encoding SgcJ/EcaC family oxidoreductase; the protein is MTTETADTAETADMKAIADVVATVERTQRAKDAEGFLALFHPDALWTTAHGKVLIGFDAIAEFTRAVLPAATWDGEVTYEVAHAQFLRPDVAAVKVRQVYHSPSGDTEGAPLYVMTKQDDGRWLLHACQNTEVRVD
- a CDS encoding TetR/AcrR family transcriptional regulator; protein product: MTPAQQPSPRRPYHHGDLRRALLTAALDAIAVDGPSAVSLRDLARRAGVSHAAPAHHFRDRTGLLTAIAAEGFGLLATALFEAENLRNAGVRYVRFAREHPAHFQVMFTPELLRADDLELTTARALAGDALRGAVSTVVPEDRGIDARLAGVAAWSLAHGFATLLLSHNLDGPVGDKDPEEVFRTLAAMLFESLPVSES
- a CDS encoding SCO6745 family protein → MVKHEGGLESTRVRQLWHLLEPLHAVLYYAPEVLGEAVALGYDVTDRWPSYFPYRAAPLGAVGAERVASAFYSFSPRMVAENIEPAWKIASPEALLQARVRGIDRAYRAMFGARTDSPELAEAAALTRRAAEAANTAGRPLAAANAALDWPEAPHLQLWHAATILREHRGDGHIAALLVAGLDPVESLVSFAAIGAASVERFESRGWSRAQWASARDRLTARGLVGADGTATDAGRELRRTVEERTDQLAAAPWQSLTVEEVDRLAALLGEFWVAVLSSGLLPTETTLGIGKV
- a CDS encoding Rv0909 family putative TA system antitoxin; the encoded protein is MGIFDKFKNRHAQDKTKDMSDTAERKANEKTGNKYESQVDDAQQRMERGMGMDRDRPPEQP